In Mycolicibacterium gadium, the genomic window CTGCGATTGTGGGCCGACCATCTGGAGCGTCCGGTCGCGCCCTCGTCGACGGTGGCGGTCGGGACACGTGCCGACGGGATCGAGCCACTGGTCCAGACGGCAACCCTTTCGGTTGCCGATGGAGCGCGGGTATGACTGCGCCGCAGCATGATCGAGCCGGCGGATTCCGCCGATTCGGGCGCGGCGAGACGTACTCCGAGCAGTCGGTACTCGGCGACCACGCGGCGCGTGACCGTCGCGTCGGAAGCACGCTGCCCTTCAACGATGAGCGCCACCTGCGCGCCCACCAATTCCTCGTCGATGAGGCCTACCTGCTCGACGCCCAGGCGTACGGCGAGTGGTTGGACTTGTTCACCGACGATGTGCACTACGTGATGCCGGTGCGGGTTTCGACCGCGTTGGGCACCGGGTACGACTCGTCGCCGGGCATGGCTCACTTCGACGAGAACAAGTACTCGTTGAGCCGCCGGGTGGCCCGGTTCCGCACCGAGCATGCGTGGACGGAGGATCCGCCGTCTCGGCTGCGGCACTACATCACCAACGTGCGTACCTTCGCGACCGACAAGGACGACCACCTGATCGTCGACTCGGCCGAGCTGCTGTTCCGCAGCCGCGGCGACGTCAACGAAGCCGCGACCGCGTCGTGTGGCCGTGAAGATCTGCTGCGGCGCGAAGGGGACCGCTGGAAAATCGCCCGCCGCACGATCTTCATCGACGAATCGGTCATCCGCATGCAGAACCTGGCGATCTTTCTATGAGTGCCGGAGACGACCGGACATCGGCAGTGCCGCAGAGTCTGCTCGACGCAGTTGTCGGCGATCCGATCGTCATCGCGAACGAGTTCAGTGCCACCGAGGTCCACCGCATCGAGACCCGTAACGGAACACGGCTTCTCATCACGTCACCCCGCACGGGGCGCTGGATAACCCTGGACGCGTTGGAGGTGGAAGCCCTGACGTGGCAGAACACGGCCACACTCGAGGCGATGATCAGCAACCCCAACGCGCCGCTGGTCCCCGACGGCGAGGGCGACCGATGACCGGATGGCTCGACGGCAAACGCGCGCTGATCGTCGGAGCCGGATCCGGTATCGGCCGCGCCGTAGTGGACGCGTTTCGCCGTGAGGGCGCGCAGGTGGTGGCGCTGGAACGCGACGCCGACAAGTGCAGCGCCCTGCGCGACGAACTCCCCGACGCACCCGTGATCGAGGGCGACGCGACGACGAGGGCCGCCAACGTCGATGGCGTAGACGCCGCCGTCGACGCGTATGGGGGACTGGACACCTTGGTCAACTGTGTGGGCGTGTTCGACTTCTACCAAGGCCTGACCGACATCGCCGAGGACCGCCTCGACGCGGCCTTCGACGAGATGTTCCGAGTCAACGTGTTGAGCCATCTGCAGTCGGTCAAGGCGGCAGTCCCGGCCTTGCAGCGCGGGACTGGATCGTCGGTAGTGCTCGCGGAGTCGGCATCCTCGTTCTATCCCGGACGCGGCGGGGTTCTCTACGTGTCGTCGAAGTTCGCGGTCCGCGGTTTGGTCGCCAGCCTCGCCTATGAATTGGCGCCGCGTATCCGGGTCAACGGTGTCGCGCCGGGAGGCACGGTCAAGACCGATCTGCGAGGCTTGACCGCGTTGGGCCAGAGCGAGTTTCGACTCGGTGACGATCCCGATCGCGCCAGTGCTCTGAAGGCCCGAACTCCACTGAACGTCGCGTTGACCGCCGAAGATCACGCCTGGTGCTTTGTGTATCTGGCTTCTGATCGTGCACGCGGAATCACCGGGGACACTTTGCATCCCGACGGCGGGTACGGGCTCGGGCCCAGTCCATCGCCGAGCAAGGTCATGTGATCGTGACAACCGCCAGCGGACCGATGCCGCAATACCCCATCGAGTCGGTGGACAACGCGCTGAAGGTGGTACTACTCCTCGCGGAACGGGGCGAACTTCGGTTGACCGACGTGAGCGACTACCTCGGTGTCGCATCCTCGAGTGCCCACCGAATGTTGGCGATGTTGCTCTATCGCGGTTTCGTCCAACAAGACCCGAAGACAAAGATCTACACCGCAGGCACCGCGCTGACGAAGATTGCCTTCTCCATCACCCGTCGTCTCGACTTCTTGGCGCCGCTGCGCCCGTATCTGGAGAAGCTCAGCTCCACGCTCGATGAGACGGTGCATCTGTCCATGCTCGACAACACGGCGGTCTGTTTCGTGGACGCGATCGAAGGCTCGAAGGTGGCACGGACCGCTTCACGGGTGGGTATGGCGCTGCCCGCGAGTACGACCGCGTCCGGAAAGGCGATGCTCGCCGGGCTGTCGCTCGTTGAAATCGAGAAGCTCTATCCGACAGAAGAACTCGTCACTCTCACCGACCGCAGCATCAAGACCAAAGCCGGATTGCTGCGAGAGCTCGCGCAGATCCGGCGGCGCGGTTATGCGTGCAGCTCTGAGGAGAGCGAGGCGGATGTCTCGTCGATTGCGGTCGCGTTTCCCGCTCGCGACGGGTTGCCGCACCTGGCCTTCAGCACAGCGATACCGCGTCCACGGATGAGCCCGACGGGCAAGCGTCGCATCGGCGAGATCGTGATGGGCGTGGTCGACGATGCGGCGCAGCTACTGAAAACGTAGGGTGCTCAGGCGGCGTGGCGATCCGAGCGTGGGCCATCGACGACGCCGGCGGCCGAGGCGTCGGACGCCTTGCGGGGGTGGCCGCCGAGCATGTTGAGCTTGATCGCGAACATCTGCGCGTTCCCGCTCGCACCGTACGAGTACGGCTGCCTGCGGCGGATGTCGGCCCCTGCGTTCTTGATGACGAGGTGGACTTCGTCGTCGGGCTGACCGGGCGAGCGAGTGACCTCGACCTTCGCGCTCAGCCCGCCGACGGGATATCGCTCGGCGTCACGGCCTGAACCGACGATGAGAAGACTGCGGGTCAACCGCAGGTCATCCCATGACAGCAGCACGCCGTCCACGCGATCTTGACGCTGTTGGTATTGCTCCAAGACGAACGCGATGGCCATCACTATCGCCAGTGGGATGGCTATCGCCCCGATCCACGCGTGCCCCAAAATTGGGTCCATCGTTCCCCCCTTCACATGGATGCCTGGGTCCAAATGAATTCATCGACGGTGATGTCCATCACACCATTACCCGATGGCGAATTCCCCGAAATCGGAGAATTTCAAACAAAACCTGCGAAAAGGCCGCGCTTCCTGTGTTTTCGGTGGCAGTTGTGACCGGCGATACGCCTGTGACTAGCGAGGGGTCCGAGCTGTCAGCAACGTGTCGTCGGGATCGCTGACGTTCGGCTTCGGATCAACGTCAGCGCGTGATCGTGTGGTCCGGACAGAGCTCGTCGTCCAATCCCGTTGCCTGCTGGCCGATCTCGTACTCGGTGTTTCGCTCGTACAGCAGTCACGCAGGTTACGTGGATATATTGTCGGCGCGGGAGGTAGCCATGGTGACTCGTTGCGCCGGGGCGACCCGTAAGCGACAGCTTACGATTCGGCTTGTCGTCGTTGCACTGCTCCTGGGGGCGTGCAGCAGCGCACTCGCGCCGGCGCCGGGAACCCACGACAGGAACGCCGCCACCGCGGCGTTCGCGCCGGACGAATCCGCGGCCCGCAGCCAGGACGTACTCAACGGCGCCATCAAGCTTGACGAGCCCGGCTGCTCCGCCGCGGTCGGCGTCGACGGCGAGGTGGTCTGGAAAGGAGTCCGTGGTCTCGCCGATCTGAAAACCGGCGCCGAGATCACCCATAGCACCGTCTTCGACATCGCTTCTGTGTCCAAGCAATTCACCGCCACTGCGGTCCTGCTGTTGGTGGACGCGGGCAAGCTCTCGCTCGACGACACCCTGGCCTCCGTGGTGCCGGGACTCCCGGCGTGGGCCGAAACCGTGACCGTCGGCCAAGTCATGCATCAAACGAGCGGAATCCCGGACTACATCGGACTGCTGGAAGACGCCGGCTATCAATACAGCGACCGCACGACGCAGGAACAGGCGCTGCAGATCCTCACCCAGGTACAGGATTTGGACTTCGAACCCGGCGACCAGTTTGAGTACTCGAATTCCAACTACCTGCTGCTGGCCGACATCGTCCAGCGGGTCTCCGGCCAACCCTTGCCCGCCTACCTGAGCGCCCAGGTCTTCAAGCCGCTTGATCTAGCCATGGCGATGGATGCCGGCAGCTCGATCCCGGGCAAGGCCCTGTCCTACGGGTTCGACGAGGACACCTCCGAGTACACCGTCTCGAATTCCGCATGGGAGCAGGTCGGTGACGGCGCCATCCAAACGACACCCACTCAACTGGTGCGGTGGGCCGATAACTATCGGACCGGCAAGCTGGGCGGCCAGCGTCTGCTCGACGAGCAGGTCGAAGGGGCCGCAGACACCGGTTCCGGCGACGGGGACCGTTACGGCGCCGGCATCTTCGTCTACCCCGACGGCAGCCTCGACCACGACGGCTCCTGGGCTGGATTCGTCAGCGCATTCCGCGTCAGTGCGGACCGGCACACATCCATCGCCGTCACCTGCAACACCGACACGCAGGACCCAGTGGCGATCGCCGACGAGCTACAGGACATCTGGGAATAAGGCCTAATCGGTTCTAGTCGACCTGTTTCCACCAGGAGATGACAGCCATCAACATCGCCGTCACCAAGGCGACGAGGACCCACAGCACCAGGCCGACGTCGATCCACGCACCCGGCGGCGGTGCTCCCGGCAAGATGTTCCGCAGCGGCACAACCGCGAACAGCATCGCCGCGTACCACGTCAGGAACGGCATCTGGAATGCCTTCCGTCGCGTGATCACTTGCAGGGCAGTGGCAATCGCCAACGTGGGCAGCGTGATCAACACGATGCAGATGCCGAGATCGAATGCCAGCGGGCCGAGTGACCGCTTCATCGTCACCTGAA contains:
- a CDS encoding 3-phenylpropionate/cinnamic acid dioxygenase subunit beta, which encodes MTAPQHDRAGGFRRFGRGETYSEQSVLGDHAARDRRVGSTLPFNDERHLRAHQFLVDEAYLLDAQAYGEWLDLFTDDVHYVMPVRVSTALGTGYDSSPGMAHFDENKYSLSRRVARFRTEHAWTEDPPSRLRHYITNVRTFATDKDDHLIVDSAELLFRSRGDVNEAATASCGREDLLRREGDRWKIARRTIFIDESVIRMQNLAIFL
- a CDS encoding serine hydrolase domain-containing protein produces the protein MVTRCAGATRKRQLTIRLVVVALLLGACSSALAPAPGTHDRNAATAAFAPDESAARSQDVLNGAIKLDEPGCSAAVGVDGEVVWKGVRGLADLKTGAEITHSTVFDIASVSKQFTATAVLLLVDAGKLSLDDTLASVVPGLPAWAETVTVGQVMHQTSGIPDYIGLLEDAGYQYSDRTTQEQALQILTQVQDLDFEPGDQFEYSNSNYLLLADIVQRVSGQPLPAYLSAQVFKPLDLAMAMDAGSSIPGKALSYGFDEDTSEYTVSNSAWEQVGDGAIQTTPTQLVRWADNYRTGKLGGQRLLDEQVEGAADTGSGDGDRYGAGIFVYPDGSLDHDGSWAGFVSAFRVSADRHTSIAVTCNTDTQDPVAIADELQDIWE
- a CDS encoding dihydrodiol dehydrogenase, with protein sequence MSAGDDRTSAVPQSLLDAVVGDPIVIANEFSATEVHRIETRNGTRLLITSPRTGRWITLDALEVEALTWQNTATLEAMISNPNAPLVPDGEGDR
- a CDS encoding IclR family transcriptional regulator translates to MTTASGPMPQYPIESVDNALKVVLLLAERGELRLTDVSDYLGVASSSAHRMLAMLLYRGFVQQDPKTKIYTAGTALTKIAFSITRRLDFLAPLRPYLEKLSSTLDETVHLSMLDNTAVCFVDAIEGSKVARTASRVGMALPASTTASGKAMLAGLSLVEIEKLYPTEELVTLTDRSIKTKAGLLRELAQIRRRGYACSSEESEADVSSIAVAFPARDGLPHLAFSTAIPRPRMSPTGKRRIGEIVMGVVDDAAQLLKT
- the hcaB gene encoding 3-(cis-5,6-dihydroxycyclohexa-1,3-dien-1-yl)propanoate dehydrogenase, which produces MTGWLDGKRALIVGAGSGIGRAVVDAFRREGAQVVALERDADKCSALRDELPDAPVIEGDATTRAANVDGVDAAVDAYGGLDTLVNCVGVFDFYQGLTDIAEDRLDAAFDEMFRVNVLSHLQSVKAAVPALQRGTGSSVVLAESASSFYPGRGGVLYVSSKFAVRGLVASLAYELAPRIRVNGVAPGGTVKTDLRGLTALGQSEFRLGDDPDRASALKARTPLNVALTAEDHAWCFVYLASDRARGITGDTLHPDGGYGLGPSPSPSKVM